The DNA window TTTGACTACTAAGGGTTGTGCATTTACTGCTGAGCTTTTCTCATCTGTTGAGTACATTACATGGCCTATGCCCATATTTCCATCTAGCTTTTCTAATATCTCATTATCGTTAAAGACCTCTGATACCAGTCCCATATTTTTATGATAATTTATAGCTCCATTTTGATTTATTGCAATGCCTGCACTTTCCTGCCCTCTATGCTGAAGGGCATAAAGTCCATGATAAATCATTTCAGTAACGTTTTGTTCCTTTGAATATACTCCTATTACACCGCACTCTTCTTTAAGTTTATCTTCATCTAAAAAATTCAAGTTCATTATCATCGCCTCCTAACGATTTGTTAGTTGCATAGCTTTTGACTAAGCTCCCTATCTTTTTCCTCAACTTGTTTAGCCATTTTTTCTCTATATTCCTTAAGCTTTTTCCTTAAATCCTCATATTTTACAGATAAAATTTGAACTGCTAAAAGCGCTGCATTTTCTGCTCCATCAATGGCAACTGTAGCTACTGGTATTCCCTTAGGCATTTGCACTATAGACAACAGTGAGTCTAGTCCGTCTAGTGTAGATGATTTAATAGGCAGCCCAATAATAGGAAGTACAGTAACTGCTGCTAATACTCCTCCAAGATGTGCAGCCTTTCCTGCGGCTGCTATTATTACCTCAATACCATTTTCCTCTGCTTTTTTTCCGAACT is part of the Proteiniborus sp. MB09-C3 genome and encodes:
- the purE gene encoding 5-(carboxyamino)imidazole ribonucleotide mutase encodes the protein MKVAIVMGSESDFPVVERGLKILKEFGVGTEVRIISAHRTPDKAVEFGKKAEENGIEVIIAAAGKAAHLGGVLAAVTVLPIIGLPIKSSTLDGLDSLLSIVQMPKGIPVATVAIDGAENAALLAVQILSVKYEDLRKKLKEYREKMAKQVEEKDRELSQKLCN